A single Arcobacter sp. LA11 DNA region contains:
- a CDS encoding peptidylprolyl isomerase, which translates to MATATARHLLVESEELCNELKTRIENGETFEDLAKEYSQCPSGAQGGDLGHFSQGQMVPEFDAVVFNKALNTVHGPVQTQFGYHLLETTSRED; encoded by the coding sequence ATGGCAACAGCAACAGCTAGACACTTATTAGTAGAATCAGAAGAGTTATGTAATGAATTAAAAACAAGAATTGAAAATGGTGAAACATTTGAAGATTTAGCAAAAGAGTATTCTCAATGTCCTTCAGGTGCTCAAGGTGGAGATTTAGGTCATTTTTCACAAGGTCAAATGGTTCCAGAATTTGATGCAGTAGTTTTTAACAAAGCTTTGAATACTGTTCATGGTCCAGTTCAAACTCAATTTGGATATCACTTATTAGAAACTACTTCAAGAGAAGACTAA
- a CDS encoding thioredoxin fold domain-containing protein, protein MKLLTTILFFTVSLFAAGINFEKDLNIAKQKAIKENKKLMIMYSTPTCPECNYMKKKVFKDKEIISYTNDNYVSVIMDIKKDKEILPYKFIGIPTFYFADPKDMKLLSKKIGGTREAQFLDIIKQVK, encoded by the coding sequence ATGAAATTACTTACAACAATACTATTTTTTACAGTATCTTTATTTGCAGCTGGTATAAATTTTGAAAAAGATTTAAATATAGCAAAACAAAAAGCTATAAAAGAAAACAAAAAACTCATGATAATGTATTCTACTCCAACATGTCCAGAGTGTAATTATATGAAGAAAAAAGTTTTTAAAGATAAAGAGATTATCTCTTATACAAATGATAATTATGTTTCTGTAATAATGGATATTAAAAAAGACAAGGAAATCTTACCTTACAAGTTTATAGGTATTCCAACATTTTATTTTGCTGATCCTAAAGATATGAAATTATTATCTAAAAAAATTGGTGGTACAAGAGAAGCTCAGTTTTTAGATATTATAAAGCAAGTTAAATAG
- a CDS encoding pentapeptide repeat-containing protein yields the protein MKYILIIALFFSSLFSYSETDLKKLLETNICQECDLTNVNLSGKNLEKVNLTSSNLSGANLENTNLLKSNLWGANLTNTNLNGANVRASNLSGVELINAKCNNTIFKGVNLSNATLENLKCENLSIWSARFLDTSFENVDFTNAGGAYSIFDEIDFFGLKIENVIFWNAKVSNSTMSKKQCEHFKKEEAILKDVECE from the coding sequence ATGAAATATATATTAATAATAGCCTTATTCTTTTCTTCACTTTTTTCATATAGTGAAACAGATTTAAAAAAACTTTTAGAAACTAATATTTGTCAAGAATGTGATTTAACAAATGTAAATCTAAGTGGTAAAAATTTAGAAAAAGTAAATTTAACAAGTTCAAATTTAAGTGGTGCAAATTTAGAAAATACAAATTTATTAAAATCTAACCTTTGGGGTGCAAACTTAACAAATACAAATCTAAATGGTGCAAATGTAAGGGCTTCTAATCTTTCAGGAGTAGAACTTATAAATGCAAAATGTAATAATACTATATTCAAAGGCGTAAACCTTTCAAATGCTACTTTAGAAAATTTGAAGTGTGAGAATTTATCTATTTGGTCAGCAAGGTTTTTAGATACTTCTTTTGAAAATGTAGACTTTACAAATGCAGGTGGAGCTTACTCAATTTTTGATGAAATAGATTTTTTTGGATTAAAAATAGAAAATGTAATTTTTTGGAATGCAAAGGTTTCTAATTCTACAATGTCAAAAAAACAATGTGAACACTTTAAAAAAGAGGAAGCTATATTAAAAGATGTAGAGTGCGAATAA
- the dbpA gene encoding ATP-dependent RNA helicase DbpA, with amino-acid sequence MSNLKDLEIPSEFKKNLETLGFSNLTSIQEKSLPSILDGKDVVGQAKTGSGKTLAFSIPIVNALNVKKFRIQSIVLAPTRELANQIAVEIRKLSRHIHNVKVLTLCGGVPFKPQVASLNHGAHIVVGTPGRILQHIHETKVDFSNVNMLVLDEADKMLDMGFYEDILKIIENVPQYRQSLLFSATYEDNIKKLSNEILNKPIFVQSEAVHTSEVINQKFYSVTEEVKTALIPSLISSNKSKSVLIFCNTKIKCDELTDDLLDLGLDVLTLHSDLDQRDRDETIILFSNKSYPILIATDVASRGLHIDDIDLVINYDVARNEMVHTHRIGRTARAGKNGLAVTLATNIDDNRMDLIKEKFDDVEFEDMTTVVDDMNYKIDSDFRSIFILGGKKQKVRAGDILGALTAGVGLDKNDIGKINILDFVSYVAVKKEVIKKAVKGLERGKIKGKYFKVFEK; translated from the coding sequence ATCTCAAATTTAAAAGATTTAGAAATACCAAGTGAGTTTAAAAAGAATTTAGAAACATTAGGTTTTTCTAATTTAACTTCAATACAAGAAAAATCTTTACCTTCTATTTTAGATGGTAAAGATGTAGTTGGACAGGCTAAAACTGGTTCTGGAAAAACACTTGCTTTTTCAATTCCAATTGTAAATGCTTTAAATGTAAAAAAGTTTAGAATTCAGTCAATTGTTTTGGCTCCTACAAGAGAGCTTGCAAATCAAATTGCAGTAGAAATAAGAAAACTTTCACGACATATTCATAATGTAAAAGTACTTACTTTATGTGGAGGAGTTCCTTTTAAGCCCCAAGTTGCATCATTAAATCATGGTGCGCATATTGTAGTTGGTACTCCTGGACGAATATTACAACATATACATGAAACAAAAGTTGACTTTTCAAATGTAAATATGTTAGTACTAGACGAAGCAGATAAGATGCTAGATATGGGATTTTATGAAGATATTTTAAAGATTATTGAAAATGTTCCACAATATAGACAATCTTTACTTTTCTCTGCTACTTATGAAGATAATATTAAAAAATTATCAAATGAAATATTAAATAAACCAATTTTTGTGCAAAGCGAAGCAGTACATACAAGTGAAGTAATAAATCAAAAATTTTATAGTGTAACAGAAGAGGTAAAGACAGCTTTAATTCCTTCACTTATTTCTTCAAATAAATCAAAATCAGTGCTTATATTTTGTAACACAAAAATAAAATGTGATGAATTGACAGATGATTTACTTGATTTAGGATTAGATGTTTTAACACTTCATTCTGATTTAGACCAAAGAGATAGAGATGAAACTATTATTCTTTTCTCAAATAAATCATATCCTATTTTAATAGCTACTGATGTTGCTTCTAGAGGTTTACATATTGATGATATAGATTTAGTAATAAATTATGATGTAGCGCGAAATGAGATGGTTCATACTCATAGAATAGGAAGGACAGCACGTGCTGGGAAAAATGGACTTGCCGTAACTTTAGCTACTAATATAGATGATAATAGAATGGATTTAATTAAAGAAAAATTTGATGATGTTGAGTTTGAAGATATGACTACAGTTGTAGATGATATGAACTATAAAATTGATTCAGATTTTAGATCTATTTTTATTCTTGGTGGAAAGAAACAGAAGGTTAGAGCAGGGGATATTTTAGGTGCTTTAACAGCTGGTGTTGGACTTGATAAAAATGATATAGGAAAAATAAATATATTAGATTTTGTCTCTTATGTTGCAGTTAAAAAAGAAGTTATAAAAAAAGCTGTAAAAGGTTTAGAGAGAGGGAAGATAAAAGGTAAATACTTTAAAGTCTTTGAAAAGTAA
- a CDS encoding DedA family protein has translation MEEFIRDWGYIALFLYSFGGGFVGLVIAGVLSYAGDLNIVVSMVVAGTSNFIGDQFLFYMARTNKAYANDTMKKYGRKVALAHLLMRKYGSTVVFLQKYIYGIKTLIPLAMGLTKYSFKKFTMYNALAAIAWAIVIGGVSYLMGEIVLTYAEEYKYYGVAVILAIILSVSYYFKKI, from the coding sequence TTGGAAGAGTTTATTAGAGACTGGGGATATATTGCACTATTTTTATATTCTTTCGGTGGAGGTTTTGTAGGGCTTGTAATTGCAGGTGTCTTATCATATGCTGGTGATTTAAATATAGTAGTTTCAATGGTTGTTGCAGGAACTTCAAATTTTATAGGAGATCAGTTTTTATTTTATATGGCACGAACAAACAAAGCATATGCAAATGATACTATGAAAAAATATGGTAGAAAAGTAGCTTTAGCTCATCTTCTTATGCGTAAATATGGTTCAACTGTAGTTTTTCTTCAAAAATATATTTATGGAATAAAAACTTTAATTCCTCTTGCTATGGGACTTACAAAATATTCATTTAAAAAATTCACTATGTATAATGCACTTGCAGCTATTGCTTGGGCAATAGTTATTGGTGGAGTAAGTTACTTAATGGGAGAGATTGTTTTAACTTATGCAGAAGAGTACAAATACTATGGAGTCGCGGTTATTTTAGCTATAATTTTGTCAGTATCATACTATTTTAAAAAAATATAA